A region of Deltaproteobacteria bacterium DNA encodes the following proteins:
- a CDS encoding phosphoenolpyruvate synthase → MMNVLKKFNIFRRKSRKPVPSKEDISRLFRVKYSWFKELLASNTEVLNIITDMEEKLQGREVFGMSYVRAKSTRAVFHTFRMVKCLNNLSNNKYVSLYDILEQLNEKIKEELVRKKEIPATESVLPYSGVTREMVDWVGGKNANLGEVYNRVRLPIPEGFAITTHAFDSFLAYNDLVDEINRKKMEMDPDRPETVNSMSEEIQRLIIMARVPAELEQAILSAYGQMVEATQQEGLWDLRVSMRSSAIGEDSELSYAGQYLSSLNVPSDKLIQTYKYIVASLYTPRAISYRLNKGIRDEDTAMSVACIQMVESVASGVMYSRHPFNILEDDVMITAVWGLGPYAVDGVITPDTYTVSKDNELSIVETKASNKPVQLVSNPDGGLVEIGVAADKQDKPCLSPEQVRTLAGYAVKLEEHYQCPQDIEWALDSNGRLIVLQTRPLRVESPEKNGLKETIPRLTGYPLLVEGGAVAFPGVGFGPAFHVRSEEDLMAFPDGAVLVAEHSTPKFAIIMQKTRAIVTDSGSVTGHMASLAREFAVPSILDLKVATTSIPPGAEITVDAYSGRVYQGKVPELLAIQTTREPHMKDTPVYQTLRRAADLIVPLHLLDPEASYFAPRSCQSLHDIMRLVHEFCYTEMFQISDIVSVRGGGAVKLDANIPLDLYVIDLEGGLAGVTEHAKKVTLDNIASLPFKALLKGMTHEDFRLRQPRPVDFKGFFSVMTEQMLSPPPSAGQRFGDRSYAIISDKYLNFSSRVGYHYGVLDSYCGRTIHKNYITFSFKGGAADDIRRNRRARAIAMMLEGLDFSVKVTGDRIDARLQKYELPVIEEKLDMVGRLLQFTRQMDMLMTSEATVEAVAKAFLEGDYQFEMK, encoded by the coding sequence ATGATGAACGTGTTAAAAAAATTCAACATATTTAGACGGAAATCTCGGAAGCCCGTCCCCTCAAAAGAAGACATATCCCGCCTCTTTAGAGTAAAGTATTCCTGGTTTAAGGAGCTGTTGGCATCTAATACTGAAGTTTTAAACATTATCACAGACATGGAGGAAAAGCTGCAGGGCAGGGAGGTTTTTGGTATGTCCTATGTGCGTGCCAAATCGACCCGCGCTGTATTTCACACCTTTCGTATGGTCAAATGCCTGAATAATCTTTCAAACAACAAGTATGTTTCACTATATGACATCCTGGAACAGCTCAATGAAAAGATAAAAGAGGAGTTGGTCAGAAAGAAGGAAATCCCCGCGACTGAATCCGTTTTGCCCTATTCCGGGGTGACCAGGGAGATGGTGGATTGGGTAGGGGGCAAGAACGCAAACCTGGGCGAGGTGTACAATCGCGTGAGACTTCCCATACCCGAAGGATTCGCCATCACGACCCACGCCTTTGATTCCTTCCTTGCCTATAACGACCTTGTCGATGAGATCAATAGGAAAAAAATGGAGATGGATCCGGACAGGCCGGAAACAGTAAACAGTATGAGTGAGGAAATCCAGAGGTTGATAATCATGGCCCGGGTCCCCGCTGAACTGGAGCAGGCCATTCTGTCGGCCTATGGTCAGATGGTAGAGGCGACCCAACAGGAGGGATTATGGGATCTACGTGTATCGATGAGGAGTAGCGCTATCGGAGAGGACAGCGAGCTGTCTTATGCCGGCCAATACCTGTCATCATTGAATGTGCCTTCCGACAAACTTATCCAGACGTACAAGTACATTGTTGCCAGCCTCTATACCCCCAGGGCCATATCTTATCGCCTCAATAAGGGGATTCGGGATGAGGACACTGCCATGAGCGTGGCCTGCATTCAAATGGTGGAATCCGTGGCCAGCGGGGTGATGTATTCCAGGCACCCATTCAATATCCTGGAAGATGATGTCATGATCACTGCCGTGTGGGGACTGGGTCCTTATGCCGTGGATGGCGTGATCACCCCGGATACCTATACAGTGTCAAAGGATAACGAGCTGAGTATTGTTGAGACAAAAGCCTCCAACAAACCGGTTCAGTTGGTCAGTAACCCGGACGGTGGTCTCGTAGAAATAGGCGTGGCCGCGGACAAACAGGATAAGCCGTGCCTATCGCCGGAGCAGGTGCGCACCCTTGCAGGTTATGCCGTGAAACTGGAAGAGCACTACCAGTGCCCACAGGATATCGAATGGGCCCTTGACAGCAATGGACGTCTCATTGTGTTGCAAACCCGGCCACTCCGTGTGGAAAGTCCCGAGAAAAACGGTCTTAAAGAGACCATCCCCAGGTTGACCGGGTATCCTTTGCTGGTAGAAGGCGGGGCTGTGGCCTTCCCGGGTGTGGGATTCGGTCCGGCCTTTCATGTGCGTTCAGAAGAAGACCTTATGGCCTTTCCGGATGGTGCGGTCCTTGTGGCTGAGCATTCGACACCGAAATTCGCGATTATTATGCAGAAGACCCGGGCTATTGTCACCGACTCAGGGAGTGTGACCGGACACATGGCTTCCCTCGCCAGGGAATTTGCCGTACCCTCCATCCTGGATCTCAAGGTGGCGACCACCTCTATCCCCCCTGGTGCGGAAATCACTGTGGATGCCTATTCAGGGAGAGTCTATCAGGGCAAGGTTCCGGAATTGCTTGCCATACAGACTACCAGGGAGCCTCACATGAAGGATACGCCTGTGTATCAAACCTTGAGACGGGCAGCCGACCTGATCGTACCTTTGCATCTCTTGGATCCCGAGGCTTCCTATTTTGCCCCGCGATCGTGCCAGTCGCTTCACGATATCATGCGTCTGGTACACGAGTTCTGTTACACCGAGATGTTTCAAATCAGCGACATTGTTTCAGTCAGAGGAGGGGGCGCTGTAAAGCTAGATGCCAATATTCCTCTTGACCTCTATGTCATCGATCTGGAAGGCGGCCTTGCCGGGGTGACCGAACACGCTAAGAAGGTGACTTTGGACAATATCGCATCTCTTCCTTTCAAGGCACTCCTAAAGGGGATGACGCACGAAGATTTTCGTTTACGCCAACCGCGCCCTGTTGATTTTAAGGGTTTTTTTTCAGTCATGACCGAACAGATGTTGTCTCCCCCCCCGAGCGCCGGACAAAGGTTTGGTGACCGCAGCTACGCAATCATTTCGGACAAGTATCTCAATTTCAGTTCCCGTGTGGGCTACCATTACGGTGTGCTCGATTCATATTGCGGCCGGACTATCCACAAGAACTATATTACCTTTTCCTTTAAGGGTGGCGCTGCTGATGATATCCGGAGGAATCGCCGGGCCCGCGCCATCGCCATGATGCTCGAAGGCCTCGACTTTTCGGTGAAAGTCACGGGAGACAGGATAGACGCCCGTCTTCAAAAATACGAACTTCCCGTGATTGAAGAAAAGCTGGACATGGTCGGGCGGTTGCTTCAATTCACCCGGCAGATGGATATGCTGATGACCAGCGAAGCGACTGTGGAGGCTGTGGCAAAGGCTTTCCTGGAAGGGGATTACCAGTTTGAGATGAAGTGA
- a CDS encoding GHKL domain-containing protein: protein MEEKDYNKLRWKIIFTTLCFSLIPLFALGFSIYHQFSVSYTAKIREDLRTLAENRRSAIDLFFSERISQLTTLAYTHSFDQLKEEGYLDKVFNIIQTRSKAFVDLGVIGQDGNHVAYSGPYELKGVNYKKEAWFAAVMSRGVHISDVFMGFRKFPHFVIAVMRREGSQSWILRATIDTYIFDAMVRAAQVGKAGDAFVINRHNMLQTAPRFSDELLGKADCPDFSASFGTSVEEIEWNGEKTLFATTAIADNKWLLVIKEDPREALTPLLRARYMAIWIFIAGASIIVLGTILVARATIARLIQTDREKAVLNASLVQSSKMAALGKLAAGIAHEVNNPLAVIKEKAGWIMDLLEVEDIAKSVNYKEVKAAIRKIDQHVERAKKVTHRLLGFGRRMEPVHETVDINKTLNETIEFFENEAHYRNIDVKTDYLENLPLTTSDSGQLQQVFLNIFDNAIDAIGKNGEIDVKTGLVSNDNEIAITISDSGPGIPGETLDRIFDPFFTTKKVGDATGLGLSISYGIIEKLGGRITVESKEGHGTTFTVYLPTRER from the coding sequence ATGGAAGAAAAGGACTACAACAAATTACGGTGGAAGATAATCTTTACAACGCTATGCTTTTCGCTGATCCCTCTTTTTGCCTTGGGGTTCAGCATCTATCATCAGTTCAGTGTCTCTTACACGGCCAAGATCAGGGAAGACCTCAGGACCCTGGCGGAAAACAGGCGAAGCGCCATTGATCTTTTTTTTAGCGAACGTATCTCCCAGCTTACGACGCTGGCCTATACCCATTCTTTTGACCAACTAAAAGAAGAAGGCTATCTGGATAAAGTCTTTAATATCATTCAAACGCGCTCAAAGGCCTTCGTAGACCTCGGGGTGATTGGTCAAGACGGGAACCATGTGGCTTATTCGGGACCTTATGAGTTGAAAGGAGTCAATTATAAGAAAGAGGCGTGGTTTGCTGCGGTCATGTCACGAGGTGTGCATATAAGTGATGTCTTCATGGGGTTTCGAAAGTTTCCGCACTTTGTCATCGCGGTAATGCGCCGCGAAGGAAGCCAGTCTTGGATTCTTCGCGCCACCATCGATACATACATTTTTGACGCCATGGTGAGGGCGGCACAGGTTGGCAAAGCGGGGGACGCTTTTGTTATCAACCGGCATAATATGTTGCAGACCGCCCCCCGGTTTAGCGATGAACTCCTTGGAAAGGCGGATTGCCCTGATTTCTCGGCATCATTCGGCACCTCTGTTGAGGAGATTGAGTGGAATGGCGAGAAGACTCTCTTCGCCACAACCGCGATTGCAGATAATAAATGGCTGCTGGTCATCAAGGAAGATCCCCGGGAAGCGCTGACCCCCCTTCTTAGGGCGAGGTATATGGCAATCTGGATTTTCATTGCCGGCGCCTCGATTATTGTGCTCGGCACTATCCTTGTCGCCCGCGCGACGATAGCCCGCCTGATACAGACCGACCGCGAGAAGGCAGTGTTGAACGCCAGCCTGGTTCAATCGAGCAAGATGGCTGCCTTAGGAAAGTTGGCTGCAGGGATTGCCCACGAGGTGAACAATCCCCTAGCCGTCATCAAAGAAAAAGCAGGCTGGATAATGGATCTTCTTGAAGTGGAAGACATCGCAAAAAGTGTGAATTATAAGGAGGTTAAAGCTGCTATCCGCAAGATTGACCAACATGTCGAACGAGCAAAGAAGGTTACGCACCGCCTATTAGGCTTTGGGCGACGCATGGAACCGGTCCATGAGACTGTAGATATCAATAAGACCCTGAACGAGACCATCGAGTTTTTTGAAAATGAGGCCCATTACCGGAATATTGATGTCAAGACCGACTATCTTGAAAACCTTCCACTAACGACAAGCGACTCTGGCCAACTCCAGCAGGTCTTTCTCAATATCTTTGATAACGCCATCGATGCTATTGGCAAGAACGGTGAGATTGATGTCAAAACGGGTCTTGTTTCTAATGATAACGAGATTGCAATTACGATTTCGGATAGCGGTCCAGGTATTCCCGGAGAGACGCTAGATAGAATCTTTGATCCTTTTTTCACGACGAAAAAAGTTGGAGATGCAACCGGGCTGGGGCTGTCCATAAGCTACGGCATTATAGAGAAACTGGGCGGAAGGATTACAGTGGAAAGCAAGGAGGGACACGGGACCACCTTTACGGTCTATTTGCCAACACGAGAGAGATAG
- a CDS encoding two-component sensor histidine kinase, translating to MAKKGRHSYRGLRQYITIILFVAAAIPMAVTGGSIYYEYRASIREKVTTQLEGIVIFHKESIERFLEEITAAMMVTTQLKPFDKTVQSDVLQEVFNSLQRQYKHAFGDIGVIDSKATHLAYIGAYDLLGKNYSDAPWFKEVMEKRVFVSDVFLGFRRLPHLIVAVRQGDGKNSWILRATVDAARFGSVVENVRLGHTGQAFIVNKEGYYQTRPRTGGYVMEKSEPGDLELKPFDGVNFWEVQGKKGQKVLRAKTWMKDNNWLLVVQQDVDEAFAELYTTRNAAILMFILGGILVAVVTFFTTRLLVRKIERADEEKSVLDEQLIQSQKLASVGKLSAGIAHEINNPLAIIGEEAGWMQDLLKRDSLKGLREMDDFKDSLREIAQQAGRCKEITHKLLSFARKMKSVIKDVNINELVEDVIGMVGRDAALSNIKIVREYNAHLPLMYSDPSQLRQVFLNVINNARDAIEGGGEIKIETGIGEGDTISIKISDTGPGIPKANMGKIFDPFYTTKPPGKGTGLGLSICHGIIEKLGGDISVASDVGKGTTFTINLPLELKRGGI from the coding sequence ATGGCCAAAAAGGGAAGGCACTCGTACCGAGGCCTGCGCCAGTATATCACGATCATTCTGTTCGTAGCGGCGGCCATACCGATGGCGGTCACCGGCGGAAGCATCTATTACGAATACCGAGCTTCCATCAGAGAGAAGGTGACAACGCAGCTAGAAGGTATAGTGATTTTCCACAAGGAATCGATTGAGCGTTTCCTGGAGGAGATCACTGCTGCCATGATGGTAACAACGCAGCTTAAACCCTTTGATAAGACGGTCCAAAGTGATGTTTTGCAAGAAGTATTTAATAGCCTGCAAAGACAGTACAAACATGCCTTTGGGGATATAGGGGTCATAGACTCAAAAGCGACCCATTTAGCCTACATAGGAGCCTATGATTTGCTTGGCAAGAATTACAGCGATGCCCCCTGGTTTAAAGAGGTGATGGAAAAGAGGGTGTTTGTAAGTGATGTCTTCCTTGGTTTCCGGCGACTTCCGCATCTTATCGTTGCCGTCAGGCAGGGAGATGGGAAAAATAGCTGGATCTTGAGGGCTACGGTGGACGCGGCCAGATTCGGTTCCGTTGTGGAGAATGTCCGGCTTGGACACACCGGACAGGCATTTATCGTGAACAAGGAGGGCTACTATCAGACCAGGCCCAGGACGGGCGGTTATGTTATGGAGAAAAGCGAACCGGGTGATTTGGAACTGAAACCGTTTGATGGCGTCAATTTTTGGGAAGTCCAGGGCAAAAAAGGACAGAAAGTTCTCCGGGCCAAAACCTGGATGAAAGACAACAACTGGCTCTTGGTTGTACAACAGGATGTTGATGAAGCCTTTGCCGAACTCTATACGACGAGAAACGCAGCCATCCTGATGTTTATCCTTGGGGGCATTTTGGTTGCCGTGGTCACTTTTTTTACCACCAGGCTTTTGGTGCGCAAGATAGAAAGGGCTGATGAAGAAAAGAGTGTTCTTGATGAGCAACTTATCCAGTCTCAGAAACTCGCATCCGTTGGTAAGCTTTCTGCCGGAATCGCCCATGAAATAAACAATCCCTTGGCCATAATCGGGGAAGAGGCTGGATGGATGCAGGATCTCTTGAAGCGGGATAGCCTGAAAGGCTTAAGAGAAATGGACGATTTCAAAGATTCGCTGCGAGAAATTGCCCAGCAGGCCGGCCGGTGCAAGGAAATCACGCACAAATTATTAAGCTTTGCACGCAAGATGAAGTCTGTCATTAAAGATGTGAACATAAACGAATTGGTTGAAGACGTCATTGGCATGGTGGGCAGGGATGCAGCGCTTAGCAACATAAAAATCGTCAGAGAGTACAATGCACACTTGCCTCTTATGTACAGCGATCCTTCCCAGTTGCGGCAGGTGTTCTTGAACGTGATCAACAACGCAAGGGACGCTATTGAGGGCGGGGGTGAAATCAAGATTGAAACAGGAATAGGCGAGGGCGATACAATCAGCATCAAAATAAGCGATACGGGCCCCGGCATACCTAAAGCGAACATGGGTAAGATTTTTGACCCGTTTTATACGACAAAACCTCCGGGCAAGGGGACCGGGTTGGGGCTTTCCATCTGTCACGGGATCATTGAAAAATTGGGAGGGGATATTTCTGTCGCCAGTGATGTGGGCAAGGGGACGACTTTCACCATCAATCTCCCCTTAGAACTAAAGAGAGGAGGGATCTAG
- a CDS encoding response regulator, protein MPKPRILIVDDEERFVKTLTKRLTERGLDVFGVYSGRGAIEEVRNNPYDVVILDVRMPGLDGIETLRELKKIDPGIEVLMLTGHASVDSAVEGMRLGAHEYLMKPCDIEELMEKIDAAYELKQTRDDRIRQAEARRIVDRSPG, encoded by the coding sequence ATGCCAAAACCTAGGATATTAATCGTGGATGACGAGGAAAGATTTGTAAAGACCCTGACAAAGCGCTTGACCGAAAGGGGATTAGACGTATTTGGTGTGTACAGCGGAAGGGGGGCAATAGAAGAGGTAAGAAACAACCCTTATGATGTGGTCATCCTGGATGTCAGAATGCCTGGTTTGGACGGCATAGAAACCTTGCGCGAGTTAAAGAAAATCGATCCCGGAATTGAGGTTCTCATGCTTACGGGGCATGCCTCGGTTGATTCGGCAGTGGAGGGAATGAGATTGGGGGCCCACGAGTACCTGATGAAGCCGTGCGATATCGAGGAATTAATGGAGAAGATTGATGCGGCCTATGAATTGAAGCAAACCAGGGACGACAGAATCCGCCAGGCAGAAGCGAGAAGGATAGTTGATAGAAGTCCGGGGTAG
- a CDS encoding pyruvate, water dikinase, with protein MFGLTRLVKKVVKGAGKREPQEAPEELRSMFKARYWNFKALLNANNTALHIMSDMEHALRGSHSFGMAFVRANCTAVSVNVYKIIQNMNEISSNRYEALYEAFAEIENGVKQILEERKEFGQGELILPLEAVNKDMADHVGGKMANLGEILNRVSLSVPEGFVITASAYDLFLKHSNLQEEINRRIQPLDLEDMEMLHKASADIQQFIIQSQLPDELEEAIVSAYKDLEEKTEKGVNVSLRSSAMGEDTEKASFAGQYRSELNVNQEFLAYTFKEILASKYTPQALTYRLSMGFRDEDIAMCVGCMAMVGAVSSGVMYSRDPSNIRNNVVIINAVWGLAKSVVDGTASPDLLVVSKGQPGEILKKEIHRKEQKFVCFAEEGVCRMELTGDERDDPSITDDQAVSLAGLACRLEDHYGCPQDIEWAVEKDGVIRILQSRPLRQMDTETKGVEEGPGFKIQEPVVLQGGVTASPGVACGPAFLVDTTVDLLQFPAGAVLVAQHSLPQWATLLNRAAAVVTDRGGVTGHLATVSREFSVPALFDTLEATGKIQHGDIITVDADGRKVYEGRVECLLEEASVERASLMKGSPVYHILEKALEYVVPLNLIDPDGDDFNPKGCRTYHDITRFCHEKSVKEMFSFGKDHRFSERASKQLVYKVPMQWWIIDLEDGFKEPVEGDKVKLEQIASIPMLAIWEGTIAIPWEGPPAVDTKGLFSVMFSSTMDPSLTAGGKSRYSEKNYFMISKHFCNLTSRLGYHFSTVESFVGERPKENYVSFNFKGGAADFNRRLRRIKFIGAILEKFDFRVEISEDAITARIEEYDQDFMIERLKVLGYLTIHTRQLDMIMANDARVIHYMDKMIKDINSFVSV; from the coding sequence GTGTTTGGATTGACACGATTAGTCAAGAAAGTTGTAAAAGGAGCGGGTAAGCGAGAGCCCCAGGAAGCGCCGGAAGAACTGCGCTCCATGTTTAAGGCGAGATATTGGAACTTTAAGGCCCTCTTAAACGCCAATAATACGGCGCTCCATATCATGTCCGACATGGAACACGCCCTTCGCGGGAGCCACAGCTTTGGCATGGCCTTTGTTCGCGCTAACTGCACCGCTGTTTCAGTCAATGTGTATAAGATAATTCAGAACATGAACGAGATCTCCTCCAACCGCTATGAGGCCCTTTATGAGGCTTTTGCGGAAATCGAGAACGGCGTCAAACAGATCCTGGAAGAGCGCAAGGAATTCGGACAGGGCGAACTGATCCTGCCTCTTGAGGCCGTAAACAAGGATATGGCCGATCATGTCGGCGGAAAGATGGCGAATTTGGGGGAAATCCTGAATCGGGTCAGCCTTTCGGTGCCGGAAGGCTTTGTTATCACGGCCTCTGCGTATGATCTGTTCCTCAAACACAGTAACCTCCAAGAAGAAATCAACCGGCGGATTCAGCCTCTGGATCTTGAAGATATGGAGATGCTGCACAAGGCAAGCGCTGATATTCAGCAGTTTATTATTCAATCGCAATTGCCGGATGAGCTTGAAGAGGCGATCGTTTCCGCATACAAGGACCTTGAAGAGAAAACAGAAAAAGGCGTAAATGTCTCCTTGCGCAGCAGCGCCATGGGAGAGGATACGGAAAAGGCCTCTTTCGCGGGTCAGTATCGCTCCGAGCTTAATGTGAACCAGGAGTTTTTGGCCTACACATTTAAGGAGATTCTGGCAAGCAAATACACCCCCCAGGCCCTTACGTACCGTTTGAGCATGGGCTTTCGAGATGAAGACATAGCCATGTGTGTGGGCTGCATGGCAATGGTTGGCGCTGTTTCAAGCGGAGTGATGTATTCCCGTGATCCGAGCAATATTCGCAACAACGTGGTTATCATCAACGCGGTCTGGGGCCTTGCCAAATCGGTCGTGGACGGCACCGCATCCCCGGACCTTCTTGTGGTTTCAAAGGGACAACCGGGTGAGATCCTAAAAAAGGAGATTCACAGGAAAGAGCAAAAATTCGTGTGTTTTGCCGAAGAAGGGGTTTGCCGTATGGAGTTGACAGGTGATGAGAGGGACGATCCTTCTATCACTGATGATCAGGCAGTATCCCTCGCCGGGTTGGCTTGTCGTCTTGAAGACCACTATGGATGCCCTCAGGACATTGAGTGGGCCGTTGAGAAGGACGGTGTCATCAGAATACTGCAAAGCCGACCGTTGAGACAGATGGATACAGAAACAAAAGGTGTGGAAGAAGGGCCGGGTTTCAAAATACAGGAGCCCGTTGTCTTGCAAGGTGGTGTGACGGCCAGCCCGGGGGTTGCCTGCGGGCCTGCCTTTCTGGTGGATACCACTGTGGATCTGCTCCAGTTTCCTGCTGGAGCGGTATTGGTAGCGCAGCATTCTTTACCCCAATGGGCCACGCTCTTGAACCGGGCAGCAGCAGTGGTAACGGATCGAGGGGGTGTCACGGGACATCTGGCGACTGTTTCAAGAGAGTTCAGTGTTCCGGCCCTTTTCGACACCCTTGAGGCCACGGGCAAGATTCAACATGGCGATATCATAACGGTTGATGCAGACGGCCGGAAGGTCTATGAAGGAAGGGTCGAATGCCTGCTTGAAGAGGCCTCGGTTGAAAGAGCGAGCCTGATGAAAGGAAGTCCTGTTTACCATATTCTGGAAAAGGCCCTTGAGTATGTTGTGCCCCTGAACCTGATTGATCCGGATGGCGATGATTTCAACCCAAAGGGGTGCCGGACTTATCACGACATTACCCGCTTCTGCCACGAAAAATCCGTAAAGGAGATGTTCAGCTTTGGCAAGGACCACCGTTTTTCAGAGCGAGCCAGTAAGCAACTGGTCTATAAGGTCCCAATGCAGTGGTGGATAATCGACCTTGAGGACGGGTTTAAAGAACCGGTTGAGGGTGACAAGGTTAAACTGGAACAGATCGCGTCCATTCCCATGCTGGCCATCTGGGAGGGGACCATCGCCATACCATGGGAAGGCCCGCCTGCGGTTGACACAAAGGGGTTGTTCTCAGTCATGTTCTCTTCGACCATGGACCCGAGCCTGACTGCCGGGGGTAAATCTCGTTATAGTGAAAAGAACTATTTCATGATTTCCAAACATTTTTGCAACTTGACCTCTCGTTTGGGATATCACTTCTCAACCGTTGAGTCATTTGTGGGTGAGAGGCCCAAAGAGAACTATGTGAGCTTCAATTTTAAGGGGGGGGCCGCTGACTTCAACAGGAGGCTGAGGAGGATCAAATTTATCGGAGCAATCCTGGAGAAATTTGATTTCCGGGTCGAGATCAGTGAAGACGCTATCACTGCGAGGATAGAGGAATATGATCAGGACTTCATGATAGAGCGGCTCAAGGTGCTCGGATATTTGACCATCCATACCAGACAGCTCGATATGATCATGGCCAACGATGCCAGGGTCATTCACTATATGGACAAGATGATAAAGGATATCAATTCCTTTGTTTCGGTGTAA
- a CDS encoding response regulator, with product MNEFSVLVVDDEDDFRETFVKRLKRRNLDVSGVESGEKALELLDENPFDVVILDVKMPGMDGVDVLREMKKKRPLTEVIMLTGHASVESGIEGMKLGAFDYIMKPADINELMDKMRQAYERKSIHEEKIRQAKMKELTD from the coding sequence ATGAATGAGTTTAGTGTTTTGGTTGTCGATGATGAGGATGATTTTCGCGAAACTTTTGTAAAACGGCTTAAGAGGAGAAACCTCGATGTTTCGGGTGTAGAAAGCGGTGAAAAGGCCCTCGAACTTCTGGACGAAAATCCCTTTGATGTTGTTATCCTTGATGTCAAGATGCCGGGCATGGATGGAGTGGATGTCCTGCGGGAAATGAAGAAAAAGAGACCCCTCACGGAGGTTATCATGCTCACCGGCCATGCTTCGGTTGAGTCAGGAATTGAGGGGATGAAGCTTGGGGCATTCGACTACATCATGAAACCGGCAGATATCAATGAGTTGATGGACAAGATGCGGCAAGCATACGAAAGGAAATCCATTCATGAAGAAAAGATTCGCCAGGCCAAGATGAAGGAACTGACGGATTAG